Within Populus trichocarpa isolate Nisqually-1 chromosome 6, P.trichocarpa_v4.1, whole genome shotgun sequence, the genomic segment AATAAGTACATTCGATCTAATAAGCACCTTGTGTCAGAATTGAGAAATTCTATGGTTCGAATCTTtagtattcttttatttattacctGTGTCTACTCTTTAGGTAGAATACCGTCACCCATTTTTACTAAGAAACTGAAAGAAATCTCATAAACGAAAGAAAGGGATGAAGAAACAGATGTAGAAATAGAAACAACTCCCGAAACGAAGAGGACTAAACAGGAACAAGAGGGATTCACCGAAGAAgatccttcttcttccttcttttcagaagaaaaggagaatccTGACAAAATCAACGAAATGGAAGAGATCCGAGTgaatggaaaggaaaaaacaaaggatgAATTTCATTTTCACTTTAAAGAGACATTTTATATACATTATCAAAACATTATCAGAACATTCACTTAGCTAATTTCTCTTCAATGAAAGTGTAGATATACATTTGATGTTTTTGGAAGAGTACCTTCGtagattcttttttcttatttttcttgtagtaTTTCCTTATCTCTTACATGTGCCTGTTTTGAAACTTCAAGGATTTCATGGGATCAACGAGTGGCTTTAAGAATGGTCAGTTAAACTGGCTGACAGAAACACTAGAAGCAACCACTAATAGCTGGTAAAATCAGtctttatcatattatttatttatagcttATTTGGCCTTTGCAGCTCAAGCACCAGCAGGCTGTGTAAAAGGGAACGCAATTTTGAAGATTTGGATGTTGTCCAAAGTTGGGTCATTTTAATATTCATGTTTAAAGCCTTAAGCTGTGATAACTcgtattttgatttcaaaaagaACTGAAATTATTGTAATACACAAAAGGTTTTCAAACTGAACTGGGATCTGATTCACTCACAATTCTAGCTCTTCTTCTTATTTACTCTTTCACACTTGTGCAGGATCATAGTTTCTGGATATCACCCTGTGGTTATCTGTGACAAGGAGCGAGTGGAAGCAAAGCAAATTTATGGGGCTTTACACAATATCTTTATGAAATATGGAGTGGTAAGAAGTGAATGTCTTCACATTTTGACATCTATGGGTGAATCTCCCATGTTTGTGGTTTTAAAATTCAGGATCCCATCACTAGGCAATGCTGCTAACACAAATTAAAGGTGCATcatatatattaactttgattttgcATGTATTTTCCTTAAGAACGAACTCACAGCAAGCTAGATGAAGCTGAATATCAAAGACTTTTGAATATagtaaaatttaataacttgcATGTGGCACATTTATGAAGGTAATttgtgtttctttccttttctctctagAATGCGTACATTAGCAGGCAGGGTTGCAATGGTCATACCGTTCAAGATGGTGTGGCATACATAGGCATTGCAGACTCTATTGAGAGTGAACCTTTGAATTCCTCAAATGGAAGATTGGCTTTCCGAAAGTGAGTACCTTGTTCTCCTTACATTACGTTCTACATGCATTCCACTCATGCAAGTTGAGCTTACGTTCTTCCATCTTCCTTTTCAGCTTCCACAGAGATACGGTGAATGATTGGTTTCTTCTCCACAGAGTTGGCTCCCTCGAGATTGTATGTATTCCATCATTTTTGCAGTAGATTAGAGTTCATTTGGGAAAATTTGCTGGTCTTCAACAAATCCTAATGATATGCACTAGTCATCATTCTAACATGATAATATAATGCTCTCCTAGCTCCTCGTTCCTCTTAGATGCACTTTGTGAATCATAATGGACTAATTCGATACATTCTGAATATTGAAATATGCTCTTTTCCTCTAGAGGACGTCtgaacttttcattttttttttgcagacaaCCTATTTTGTAAGCTCAGCAGGGAAGATTGTGAATAAAGCTGTAATCGAACAGCGTGGTAAGGTGGCCATGTAAATTAAGAATTTAGAGGACCAAACTCCATCCATTATTGAAGCCTTGGTGCAGCTGCGTCCATATTGGCATTCCCTATATTAGCTTCCTACATTGAGAGGACGACAGGATTTCTATATAAGATATTTTGCCAACGTCTTAAGCACCAAAAATAGTGGTATATATGAAGCTTTTTCTGATCATGTGAACATAGATTGTCAAGCAAACTCTCAAGTTTCATTTTAGAGCGGAAAAAAATGGCAATCAGAAATCATATTAATGAACTAGTAACTAGTTGCAGGCATTGTATTTGATATTGCTAAATTATATCTATGgcgcattaaaaaaaaaaaaccctagcccTTCAGGGCAGCTTCAAACTGCCTCACTCTTATCAGGACAAGACCGTTCGGTCTATGTCCAAGCTCAACGGGCTACCCACCGTATTCCTCTGCTTGACTGAATACCATCTAAATTTCATGGCACACCTCTAGCAAAATGTTGAGATTTGACGTTGGATGTTTGGACAAGGACTTCCATCTTCAAAAAGTGATTGGATGCATGCTTATGGACTGCATATAATCTTTGTTAAGGTCACAATGAACTTTGTCTTCCTATTATTAACCAATGCCTTTCCATAATCACCATATATATTTActgaatatttatcttgtacataatttgaataataagaaattcaaaaaaatattaacgaCTCCCTGTTTTAAAGGGTATGGATgtgatcataatttttaatgatttagcTGAAACTacctattttaaaatttttttatataaaaaagattgtaTATGCATGCTTTTCCGATGCATATTtgtgtataaaaaattataagtgcaaattataaagtttatacatagataaaatcaaataaatcgagaattatatgtattaaaaaataaaaaaagtcattaataataaacaaaaacaaaaatgaaattggtatatatatatatatatcaagatatttgacaTTGCAAAATATACATTTGACCTGATTGTGTTAAATGTCTttgtttacaaaaataaaatttttatttaatcaaacgataatataaatagatatacatgaaattaattgaataaaaaaaaaattgtgtaagGTTACATGTATTAGAgatattatccaaaaataaatgtttttcatttatataaaacataaaaaaatatagatgaattagaataatcttttcaaaaattaaatgcatacaaaataactaaaaaataaccataatttaaaagaggatatataaataaaataaaagagagaatgagtattaatttaaatataaataaaaaataattttgaaaaaaatacatataaaaaaacatatcatgatCTCAAAAAATCAATGCAGATGGTCcgatttctttttgaaaaaaaaaattagatgacatgttgtctgAATTTACTAGTGGCTGGAAAATTGAgtctaaaggtttttttttatctaaaaatccattttcaatCCAATTTGAAACAAAACACCCTAAGCACCTTGATAAACATATCCATGATctcaaaaaatatcttaaaacctaaaacaaaaattattccCGAGCTTGAAGATGTTTTTCTAagcactttcaaggtaaaaaaaaaaaaacatctatgcTTAACTCCcttcatataataaaatcatttgacacaaaaattgaTTGCTTTGGTGGCCGAAATCGGCTCCAACaacatctttctctctctattgtCAGAATCCAAcgatccctctctctctcttctctcaaatcaaggactaaaaaataacaaaaataaactttatagtactaaaattaaattaaaaaatattaagagaccGAATATGTATAATTGGCAAAGTTTAAGGACTAACTCAAACTTTTTTTGTAAACTTGGAAACAATAACTTATTTGTGGcgtcttttctattttgatacattgtttttcatttttgttcttagttAACAAATCTAATATAATTGTCCTTGAATTTGATCTAAGAAGGATATTGTAATTgcgcaaaaaaaattaagaatgaaattgaaaatgaaataaaataaaattttaaataatgaattcATAGTAAAGTATGAGATGATGAACAATGTACatatatattcaatattttagccatatcttttatatttttattaattatattttagtaatttttatctaaaatttagctacaaaataaagaaatatggaGGGGGTAGTTTTTACTGTCGCGCATGCAATACATAatgaaaaccgagccaaatcatATCTAACCACGGTTAAAATCCACAACAGATTTATCCAACTAGCCTCAAGTTCATTTTATTTCACCCGAGACGACATAGCTCATCAATGCCATGCAAGAGGAAGGGTAACTAAGGgatcaaaagaaacaaaaacaaatctgcCGTAGAAGGAGAGAAAGTGCAGCCAATGAGAAATCCCGGAATGAGGTTTTGCTCTCAGAGAGATGGGCTGGTTTGCTTCAATGTCGTTACCTCCCTCTCTGAAAGACTGCGAAGCCGGTGATTTCACAATATCTTACCCAGCCAACCGCCAAGTGcacgtgtgtgtgtatatatctATTAACATTTCTGCTGTCAATATTGATCATGATCcttcccctcctcctcctcctcttctcctATGAGGCGGTGACGGTATTTTCCAGTTATAAGTCGGTTATTTTAAAGAAACGTACCCTTCAATCATTTGGCAAGGCAAGTTAGGGTTTCTGTGTTAGATTAACTGTTTTGTCCGTTTTCACATCGAACCATCTTCATTGCAACCatggtttttgtgtttctttttaattttctgataaATAACGCGAATCTGAGCCTCCGGAAAGGCACATCTAATATATATGGTCTTATgacaaccaaaaagaaaaacaaagaaatcattgcaatatctctctctctctctctctctctctctctctatgcaTGTATGTATGAGGCAGTGATGGTGTTCGAAATGAAAACTCAGATGGAAAGGGAAAGCAATTTTTGGCAGGGTAACCTTGTTAGGTCTGTGAAATGAAATGGGTGTTTTACAAGTCACTAGGAAGACGAAGCATCATTGTTTCGTAGGCATAAATACCATTGTTGCAGCCATGGTTGTGTTTCCTTTTCGCGCTGATCACAAACTGCGAATCTGAGCCTCCAGTTCCCTCCcctcctctaattttttttaaacccttaTCTGAATGTTATTTAATCCTTTACAagtgtttttcttgaaatattgtTTGCCAATTCGAAGGTTTTTGAAAGTTCTTTTTTGTGCTGTTAATTTCTTTCAACCACAGAGATTGCAACTGATTATTTGATGTtggaatttcaaatttttacagaTTTCATCTGATAAATGTGATAATGGATTGTTGGATTGAACTTTGAAATTGCCAGAATTCACAAAttcgtttcttttttattaatacggGGTGTTTGGACcaacttgcgcgtacctcgaatAATCTTTATGGGCGAAGTTAATAATCAGGTAAGCCTCCGATGACTATCAAAATTAGTAACTATaaagctcgaacctgagatcatcaaaaaataaattttttagttccaaactcttaccactagcCACCTAATAGATGGTTAATATTGTTACGGGACGATGTGCACTCTCGCCATGACACTGCAAAATGGAACAATAAGTTCTCTCCTTTCCCCTTTGTGTTGCTGGTACTGCTTTTCTGATACCAATGAACCCTAGTTGCTAGGGCTTGGAGCCGAACATTCAAACCACGAGAAAAGACCGAAGGAAACATCGGCGGCGAACGAGTTCAAATTGGTGATAGGCTGTTCAATCTCAGTTTTAGTATTGAAACTAAAACATGGATGAATCAACCATTGATTACATTTCCAGAGAATGCTGTCTGGCCTTCTGCTCAACGGGGAGACCGTGGACTAAATTCAGGAACTGAGGCGGCTCAATCTTTTTTTGGAATAAGTCGATCTATTGAAGGCGGCTCAAATTAATCTCTACTTGCTGGTTAAACTTGAAGTTAATTAATCACAACCTGTGAGTGTCTACTTTACTTTATTATAATCAAATggattaaaatgttaaaaaggataaagaaaGGGAGGAAAAACATAGATTATTCTTGGGCATATATATTGTACCCCAGAATTTTTAGGTTTAGATTTACTGATAGAATTTTTTGTCAGATTGTCGGCATGAATTTTATTAAAGATCTAATGAACGAAAAAACTCTTGCCGGTGATTTTCATATGATCAGTTAAGGACTAACTAACATTTTAAGCACGATGAATTGAACTGGGTTGAAAGAATGAATAGAAGTTCAACATAATTAAGTTTCCAAATCTCTAGCTGAAATGAGGAATCAATTAATTTACCTTAATTAACGCCAGGGACATCAACAAGTAAACATATTGTAAGGTCTTTTTATGGAGGTTGAGATTATCAGGCTGCTCCcgagtcatgtttttttttttttaattttctatgaggttattttaaTCCTATACTCGTGATTTCAAGGTTAATCGGTTAACATAggttgacttgaatttttttcgttgttttttttttaaaaaaatttttgtttctccCTCTAACCTTAAGTTGTTagataattaagttttattagtttattcaatttttttttgaatgtgtTATTTCAGTATTATAACTACGTCACAGATTTGATATGCTAACCTAGATAAGCTTGAtcttggattgttttttaaccttttcttctttaaataattttttttgtcattatcattgtattttttattcatatttatcaAGATTATACAAGCTTATTAAATccattgaagtattttttttttttaaccaacgTTTAGCCTTTTCATTGTTTTCCTTTGGAGCAGCCGGAATTCCTTTCCAAGTTCTTGTGCTCAGAGACTCCGACCCTGTACCTGGTTTTGTGTCTTTAAGTAATGCCGCTAATTAATCAAATGGACAgttgaattgaattttgaatgttgTTGGAAAATTTGCTAAAAACCATAAGCATATTTGAAATTTAGTAcactcattttttattaaaaaattaatctacatgtatttgaacatataatatgatttaaacaaattataaattaataagaaattgatCTAAAATAATCTTGGTTGATGAAATACAAAATACTCTGAAATAATTCTatctcacttaaaaaaataaaaattcttgatatttataaagcgagaagttgaaaagttaaaattgagttcaaaatACACCTAAAATTTTAGAGAAGAAAGATCCGAAGTAAAGTGGGCCTGAGTTTGAGTTTATTGTAAAACTTGGACTAAGGCTTGATTCATCaagaattattatttctaaCCCATTGTTTTGTCcaatctataaaatattaatagtctcttccaaaagttttttttgcaaATCTGAATAATTTTCTCAACTCAAAAATTCAGATTTACGACCACTATGTTTatgtttaattcttgatttatggtgGCCAATCGAAGATTgataatgaaagaaattaattctaattattaCTAAAATTGTTatgtttaattcttgatttatggtgGCTAATCAGATATTgataatgaaagaaattaattctaattattactacaattaactttttaactttttaacttTCAGAATCCACTATAAAAAGGGGTGAAGAAAGAGCAtcactcatgttttttttttttccagatttttacactctcttcctctccttattttaatgtttttcttatctttttatgctttatttttctctctcaaatctagagcttaggtttattttattgagagataattaagtcattttattttgatttaaaaacctTATTTAAAACTACTTTTAAGCTAAGATGGTGTTGGTGAAATCTTTGGTAACTTATATAGTAAACATCCTAGTTgcaccaaaagaaaaacaataaagttttaagaacAAATGATTCATCTTTGACAACAgtaaaaaagtttaattgttttaaagtgCTTTAATAAATAAGTactattctttgttttaatttaagcattgatatttttattatttatatacaagCTAAGACTTAATTTAAGTTGATATCGATTgtaagttttaatatatatttagtgcGGATGgtagaattttattattataattgtattaaaactatttttccatgaacttttattttacatgcttttagatttaaatttgtatgaactctatcttttatttattgaaatatcttttatgttttaaatgcaCTAAAAACTAAATATCATTTCTTGCCTAGAAATTCTATACATTTACAATCAAacaaatgagaataaaaaataaagaaaaaggaagtgTCTTCTCttgaagaaatccaaatgaTAATGAACTTGCTAAATCTCGTTTCTATGAGGTTTGAAACTTGGACATGGATGATGAGAAATGATTTACATTGCATAGTTAATGTTTCTGTTTAGCTGCCTTGCGAATTGAGAGATTGAAGTTCAAAACGTGCATGGCACCTGTAGGCCATCCAACTTGTGTTTTGCGAGTTATAATGCAAACTCGTACACAGATTTGATCAAGTTGCTAGGAGAcaggtaaaaagaaaaggttaagaATCAGTCACAATCCTTGCCATGTTAACTAATTTCACATCAAAGACAGCGAACTAAACACCACGATTGCTACTAAAGAAAGGCCCACGTTAGCAATGTTTGCTAGGGCACTTGAACGAGGAGAAGTTGCAGGAGGAGGGGAGGCAGGTTTGGTCACTGCAGGGAGTGGTGGGTCGACAATATCTGCAACATCCAAGGCTGGTGTTGGGGAACTTGCTGGGGGCTGTGTTTCTTCAGGAACTGTCTTCAGCAGACTACCAGCTTCAGCTGGAATGATGCTGTATGAGCTCTCGGGCATGGAATCAGAAGAACATGGATTTCCTGCAAGGGATCAATGCAATATGTTAGTGTACAAACTTGTGAACGGAAGACTACGCATTATTGTTCATTAGTACGAAATAGCGTAAGAATTTATGGTTTTGGCGATTCTATACTTAAATATCTGCTTGCAGTTGCTGGGTACTCGGTTATGATTCCATCAACGCCAATCCCAGAAGTGTAAGTTGCAATCTCTATTGTAGGATCCGCAAAGTAATCAAATGCAAGGGTAACAAATTCATTCCTTAGAACTGTGACATATACTGAGATATTCGCAGCATGCATTTCATTTACGACTTTGGTTGTTGCTGTAGTGAAGCCATCAATGGTGGGCACGATGGAGAATCTTGGCAGAGTTACTGCatctgcatatttttttatctcacccACTGGTGTCTTGGGTGCATCACTGATTTCATCTTTAAGATATAGCACTCTAGTGTATGCTGGGACATTCTGAAACTTGGACAACACTGAAGTGTCGTCTGATTGGATCAGGACTTTTTGAGTGGATTGCTTGTCAAATGTAGCATTGCTCAAGGCAGTGTTAACAGCAGATACTATGTCAAGACCCTTCTGTGATGCTAGGTAAGCGGCATTCTGAAGACCAGTGATGTGCgttagaaatttgttttgtgGATGATTTTGAATATGAAGCCAACACTGATAGAACACAGTTAAAATTTATGAAAGAGAAAGGCTCACCTCTATGTTGATTAAAATCCCGGTAACTGCCTTTACTTTAGCCAATTCTAGAAATTCAGCAAGAGTTAAAAATTTACCCTTGTTCTTGTTTGCAGGGTTTCTTGGCAAGCCACCCTTATTCTCAAAAGGACTTGTCAATTGAGCTGGAATATGAAAATTTTACTGTCAGGGACTTCAGAAGATTACTTGAAGAAAACTGTTAGCAAATTTATGGAGGGTAGAAGAAGGAAAGTTTACGTTGCAAGGCTTGAATATCGCTCCATGAAAGGTCAAACGAAAAAATTCCAGAAGACTGTTGAATTTCAGGGATAGTGGTAGAAAGAGACATAAAGGTAGCTGCAGCAGTTGTATCTCTGGTAACATCCACCGAATCCAAGCAGAAAGCCACTCCATCCTTTGACATTTGAACAGAGCAATCTATTATGTCAGCTCCATCTTCTAATCCTTGCTGATAAGCAAGATCGGTGCTCCCAGCATAAACTCCACTTGCTCCATTGTGAGTTATGATCAAAGCTTGTCCTGCATATACATTTTTTGTGCATCATTAACCAGTTGCTCTGCTATCTATTTTTCTCTTGTGCAGTGTGAGTAGAATATGAAAATAGCATGTACCTTTTGTAGGTTTGATATCAGGGTACTGAGCAAAACATGCtgcagaagaaaaataaaatttggaggGTTAGGTAAGGTTGTATTCCATGC encodes:
- the LOC112327930 gene encoding uncharacterized protein LOC112327930, translating into MEKKRSWACTFVLQVSLFIAFYLALNLDQPQTSLYNSRKGTRTPLDVYFLSVRGGYRPLNQRALLLKQMEKVANIYKARFVMNISELGEDDPLTQNASRLFPPQKIPWYSTRVSKGREGGCFLEQINITCGKTLTVVGLDTGLLQDFMGSTSGFKNGQLNWLTETLEATTNSWIIVSGYHPVVICDKERVEAKQIYGALHNIFMKYGVNAYISRQGCNGHTVQDGVAYIGIADSIESEPLNSSNGRLAFRNFHRDTVNDWFLLHRVGSLEITTYFVSSAGKIVNKAVIEQRGKVAM
- the LOC7485225 gene encoding glycerophosphodiester phosphodiesterase GDPDL6 translates to MIKYLLLVSLVIHATLANSESASKKWLTLNGQRPSVIARGGFSGLFPESSDFANQMALGTSVHDVVVLCNLQLTKDGVGICQGDIRLDNTTNIAMLFEKGSKTYKVNGQDLTGWFALDFTADQLLANVSLVQNIFSRPSAFDGMLPMSTVDDVRNSNPPAFWLNVQYDAFYTENKLSVTNYIQKATRLQGVNYISSPEIGFLKRMNGLVNKAKTMLIFVFLDKKATEPTSSQTYGSILGNLATIKKFASGIVVPKDYIWPVNTANYLDAPTSLVNDAHKLGLEVYASGFANDFTTSYNYSYDPSAEYLQFIDNSQFSVDGLITDFPPTASEAVACFAQYPDIKPTKGQALIITHNGASGVYAGSTDLAYQQGLEDGADIIDCSVQMSKDGVAFCLDSVDVTRDTTAAATFMSLSTTIPEIQQSSGIFSFDLSWSDIQALQPQLTSPFENKGGLPRNPANKNKGKFLTLAEFLELAKVKAVTGILINIENAAYLASQKGLDIVSAVNTALSNATFDKQSTQKVLIQSDDTSVLSKFQNVPAYTRVLYLKDEISDAPKTPVGEIKKYADAVTLPRFSIVPTIDGFTTATTKVVNEMHAANISVYVTVLRNEFVTLAFDYFADPTIEIATYTSGIGVDGIITEYPATASRYLRNPCSSDSMPESSYSIIPAEAGSLLKTVPEETQPPASSPTPALDVADIVDPPLPAVTKPASPPPATSPRSSALANIANVGLSLVAIVVFSSLSLM